One genomic segment of Rhizobium gallicum bv. gallicum R602sp includes these proteins:
- a CDS encoding NADH-quinone oxidoreductase subunit J, with the protein MGLQALFFYLFAFVAVASAFMVISAKNPVHSVLFLIVTFFNAAGLFLLLGAEFLAMILLVVYVGAVAVLFLFVVMMLDIDFTELRAGVLEYAPIGGLIGLVLAAELIVVVGGSVISPEVAKTVAMPIPAITERTNTAALGDVLYTNYVYFFQIAGLVLLVAMIGAIVLTLRHRTNIKRQNIPRQVARTPATAVEVVTVKPGQGL; encoded by the coding sequence ATGGGTCTGCAGGCTCTATTTTTCTATCTTTTCGCCTTTGTCGCGGTAGCGTCGGCGTTCATGGTCATCTCGGCGAAGAATCCGGTTCATTCGGTTCTGTTCTTAATCGTGACCTTCTTCAATGCCGCAGGCCTCTTCCTGCTGCTCGGCGCCGAGTTCCTGGCGATGATCCTGCTCGTTGTCTATGTCGGCGCAGTCGCGGTCCTTTTTCTCTTCGTGGTCATGATGCTCGATATCGACTTCACGGAGCTGCGCGCGGGCGTTCTTGAATACGCACCGATCGGCGGCCTGATCGGTCTGGTTCTTGCGGCCGAACTCATCGTCGTTGTCGGCGGCAGCGTGATCTCTCCGGAAGTCGCAAAGACCGTCGCGATGCCGATCCCGGCCATTACCGAGCGCACCAATACCGCCGCCCTCGGCGACGTGCTCTATACGAACTACGTCTACTTCTTCCAGATCGCCGGCCTGGTGCTTCTTGTCGCAATGATCGGGGCGATCGTGCTGACGCTGAGGCACCGTACCAACATCAAGCGGCAGAACATTCCAAGACAGGTTGCCCGCACGCCCGCAACTGCCGTTGAGGTGGTCACGGTCAAGCCGGGGCAGGGCCTCTAA
- the nuoK gene encoding NADH-quinone oxidoreductase subunit NuoK, with translation MVIGLSHYLTVSAILLTIGIFGIFLNRKNVIVILMSVELILLAVNINMVAFSSFLNDIVGQVFALFILTVAAAEAAIGLAILVVFYRNRGSIAVEDVNMMKG, from the coding sequence ATGGTCATCGGTCTTTCCCATTACCTGACGGTTAGCGCCATTCTCCTCACGATCGGTATTTTTGGCATCTTCCTCAACCGGAAGAACGTCATCGTCATCTTGATGTCGGTCGAACTCATCCTGCTTGCGGTCAACATCAACATGGTCGCCTTCTCGTCGTTCCTGAACGACATCGTCGGCCAGGTCTTTGCACTTTTCATTCTGACGGTTGCCGCGGCTGAGGCGGCGATCGGTCTTGCAATTCTTGTTGTCTTCTACCGCAACCGCGGCTCGATCGCGGTCGAAGACGTTAATATGATGAAGGGCTGA